One Chryseobacterium indoltheticum DNA segment encodes these proteins:
- a CDS encoding PorP/SprF family type IX secretion system membrane protein: MRKLYAIVCLALLSNAYKAQESLPYYQQYLLDGEFLFNPAQYGKTDYVQLNLNYQQQFSKFSESPNVQSVGINANIFDRVGAGLSVFRDSNGPISAGGITAGASYFIPLSSEGERKDQFSFGTSVNFYNMNFDYSKINTEDGYDPLLQGNESNIFMAYANFGLAATYRGIFGGVSVNDIALSNDESIVNNYEPSPIKFFLNLGYDWNIADNIAISPSVLVNLNTNSTRMTDFNLMATFSNDINAFSFGVSYRAVQNRFDNQELSVSPIVKVRFNKFMIGATYNLGMSDIQTYGGNSFMLGLGYNFDNFINHRGFRY; encoded by the coding sequence ATGAGAAAACTATATGCTATCGTATGTTTAGCTCTTTTGTCGAATGCATACAAAGCACAAGAATCACTACCATACTATCAACAATATCTTTTGGATGGTGAGTTCCTGTTCAACCCTGCTCAATACGGTAAAACAGACTACGTACAGCTTAACCTAAACTATCAACAACAATTTTCAAAATTTAGCGAGTCTCCCAACGTACAGTCGGTGGGGATCAATGCTAATATTTTTGACAGAGTAGGAGCGGGTCTTTCCGTTTTTAGAGATAGTAATGGCCCTATTTCAGCTGGAGGTATTACTGCAGGTGCATCTTATTTTATCCCACTTAGCAGTGAAGGAGAGAGAAAAGATCAGTTTTCTTTTGGTACAAGTGTTAATTTTTATAATATGAATTTTGATTATTCTAAAATTAATACTGAAGACGGTTACGACCCATTGTTGCAAGGTAATGAAAGTAATATCTTTATGGCGTATGCAAACTTCGGTTTAGCAGCTACGTATAGAGGAATTTTCGGGGGTGTTTCGGTAAACGATATTGCATTAAGCAATGACGAATCTATCGTAAACAACTACGAGCCTTCTCCTATCAAATTTTTCTTAAACTTAGGATACGATTGGAATATCGCAGACAATATTGCAATATCTCCATCAGTTTTGGTTAACTTAAATACCAATTCTACAAGAATGACAGACTTCAACTTGATGGCTACATTCTCTAATGATATCAATGCATTCTCTTTTGGGGTAAGCTACAGAGCGGTTCAAAACAGATTTGATAATCAGGAATTAAGTGTTTCACCTATCGTAAAAGTAAGATTCAATAAATTTATGATTGGTGCTACATACAACCTTGGAATGTCTGATATCCAGACGTATGGAGGAAACAGCTTTATGCTTGGTCTTGGTTATAACTTCGATAACTTTATTAATCATAGAGGATTTAGATATTAA
- a CDS encoding PASTA domain-containing protein yields MLKSLFNWKVLLNLLVAIGIFIGLVWLTFRWLEYHTNHGQEIPVPNVINKSVHDAVKILEDTGLDYEVDSAAYNPKYRPLQVLKVYPSPGSRVKDGRAIQLMVNPKSWAPVAVPDVINKYSGLAFQRLEQVGLKVSDTIYEPSIQKDAVLRILFKGNSIKPGTKIPRFSVIDVVVGSGPMRNIAIPNLVGLTVKEAKSVIARNLFEVGLVDHEDGGNDDSDIVYYQDPASGDARDQGMQIDLWASKKTPAELRGKIEILNSTYRMRVDTTLPPVRYDEVPNFQDPPPMNDPVPAPAPQKKEAPKTETAKPTGTSAKPTTTGDKPKPAVPTTTPATDKPKAKKVII; encoded by the coding sequence ATGCTTAAATCACTTTTCAACTGGAAAGTTTTACTGAATTTATTAGTAGCCATCGGTATTTTTATAGGATTGGTATGGCTTACTTTCCGTTGGTTGGAGTATCACACCAATCATGGGCAGGAAATTCCTGTTCCTAATGTCATTAATAAATCTGTTCATGACGCAGTAAAAATATTAGAAGATACAGGACTCGACTATGAAGTCGATAGTGCAGCTTATAACCCTAAATACAGACCGCTTCAGGTTCTGAAGGTTTATCCTTCTCCTGGATCTCGTGTGAAAGATGGAAGAGCTATTCAGCTCATGGTAAATCCTAAAAGCTGGGCTCCGGTTGCTGTTCCTGATGTTATTAATAAATATTCAGGACTTGCTTTCCAGAGATTGGAGCAGGTAGGTCTTAAGGTTTCAGATACTATTTACGAACCAAGCATTCAGAAAGATGCTGTTTTAAGGATTTTATTTAAAGGAAATTCTATAAAACCGGGAACTAAGATCCCAAGATTCTCGGTGATTGATGTTGTGGTAGGATCTGGCCCTATGCGAAATATTGCCATTCCAAATCTTGTAGGATTAACGGTGAAAGAAGCAAAATCAGTAATTGCAAGAAATCTTTTTGAAGTAGGTCTTGTAGACCATGAAGATGGAGGAAATGATGATTCAGATATTGTATATTATCAAGATCCTGCATCCGGAGATGCGCGAGATCAGGGCATGCAGATCGATCTCTGGGCGAGTAAAAAAACACCTGCCGAACTGCGTGGGAAAATAGAAATACTTAATTCTACTTACCGTATGAGAGTAGATACTACTTTGCCTCCGGTGAGATATGATGAAGTTCCTAATTTCCAAGATCCGCCACCGATGAATGATCCTGTTCCGGCTCCTGCACCTCAGAAAAAGGAAGCTCCTAAAACTGAGACGGCAAAACCAACGGGAACTTCAGCAAAACCTACAACTACTGGAGATAAACCAAAACCTGCTGTACCAACGACAACTCCTGCAACAGACAAGCCTAAAGCAAAAAAGGTAATTATATAA
- a CDS encoding monovalent cation:proton antiporter-2 (CPA2) family protein, with the protein MESTLAMNTLLFLGVAIIMVPLARKLGLSSVIGYILGGIIIGPYVLRLTGHDVNNIMHASEFGVIMLLFLVGLELEPRKFWEMRKKIVGLGLTQMALTISILFLIFFLAGWKIDKAVTIAMCFALSSTAIVLQTLQEKNNLKTTAGEASFSTLLFQDIAVIPILAILPVIANYKARHHDNEVQILIQKLPEWLQAGTVIFGVVILILLGRYVFVPFLRYVSKAGMTELLTASSLFLVIGVSELMVAIGLSPALGAFLAGVMLANSEFRHELEAHIDPFKGLLLAVFFVSVGSTMNFNVIAQDPVFIFSTVFVVLAVKFFVLFAIGKFFKIDTPQSLFYAFALSQVGEFAFVLINYASDLYLFDAKMNAQMMAVTAITMCITPILLIINDRLITPKFIKKIPEVKSDFDIRDRNISQKKIIIVGFGHFGSTVGRLLKANKISATVLDRDSDRVKLLRSYGFKVYYGDATRIPVLRAAGIEEAEILVLCLDDPDDNRFVADLVREQYPDVKIFVRAKNRIDAYAYLDNGIDNIYRETLGTAVDMAIDVLHETGMRKYAARRLGQRFMAIDKASIRKLAKSKDDEDIRLFTTKEILQREEDLLAYDNLNFENKDWETSSTDEDEDEETPQ; encoded by the coding sequence ATGGAATCTACCTTAGCGATGAACACCTTACTCTTTTTGGGCGTTGCCATTATCATGGTTCCGTTGGCAAGAAAATTAGGGTTAAGCTCGGTGATTGGCTATATTTTAGGCGGAATTATCATCGGACCGTATGTTTTAAGATTAACCGGACATGATGTAAACAACATTATGCACGCCAGTGAATTTGGAGTTATCATGTTGCTTTTTTTAGTCGGATTAGAACTGGAACCGCGGAAATTCTGGGAAATGCGGAAGAAAATTGTAGGACTCGGTCTTACGCAGATGGCTCTTACCATTTCGATACTTTTCCTGATCTTTTTTTTGGCTGGCTGGAAAATCGACAAAGCCGTTACCATTGCCATGTGTTTTGCATTATCGTCAACTGCAATTGTTTTACAAACCTTACAGGAAAAAAATAATCTTAAAACTACAGCTGGCGAAGCTTCCTTTTCGACACTTTTATTTCAGGATATCGCTGTTATTCCTATTTTGGCGATTTTACCTGTCATCGCCAATTACAAAGCGAGGCATCATGATAATGAAGTTCAGATCTTAATTCAGAAACTTCCGGAATGGCTTCAGGCAGGAACCGTAATTTTTGGTGTAGTTATTTTAATCTTATTGGGAAGATATGTTTTTGTTCCCTTTTTAAGATACGTCTCAAAAGCAGGAATGACGGAATTATTAACTGCCTCTTCCCTATTTCTGGTGATAGGAGTTTCAGAATTAATGGTTGCTATCGGATTATCCCCGGCTTTAGGAGCATTTTTAGCAGGCGTCATGTTGGCAAACAGCGAGTTCCGTCATGAGCTGGAAGCACACATCGATCCGTTTAAAGGCCTTCTTCTTGCCGTATTTTTTGTAAGTGTTGGCTCTACGATGAATTTTAATGTGATCGCTCAAGATCCTGTTTTCATTTTCAGTACTGTTTTTGTCGTTTTAGCGGTGAAATTCTTTGTACTTTTTGCAATCGGAAAGTTCTTTAAAATTGATACTCCACAAAGTTTATTTTATGCTTTTGCCCTTTCCCAGGTTGGAGAATTTGCTTTTGTACTTATAAATTACGCTTCAGATCTTTATCTTTTTGATGCAAAAATGAATGCTCAAATGATGGCAGTAACTGCAATCACCATGTGTATTACACCAATTCTTTTAATTATTAATGACAGGCTGATTACTCCGAAGTTCATCAAAAAGATTCCGGAAGTAAAGTCAGATTTTGATATTCGTGATCGTAATATTTCACAGAAAAAAATCATCATTGTCGGTTTCGGTCACTTTGGAAGCACCGTAGGAAGACTTCTTAAGGCTAATAAAATATCAGCGACCGTTCTCGATAGAGATTCTGACAGGGTAAAACTATTGAGAAGTTACGGTTTTAAGGTCTATTATGGAGATGCAACAAGAATTCCCGTTTTGAGGGCTGCCGGAATTGAAGAAGCCGAAATTCTGGTTTTGTGTCTTGATGATCCCGACGATAATAGATTTGTTGCCGATTTGGTTCGTGAGCAATATCCTGATGTGAAAATATTTGTACGCGCTAAAAACAGAATAGATGCGTACGCTTATCTAGACAACGGAATTGATAATATTTACCGTGAAACATTAGGCACCGCTGTTGATATGGCCATTGATGTTTTACATGAAACCGGGATGCGAAAATATGCAGCAAGACGTCTTGGGCAAAGATTTATGGCAATCGATAAGGCATCAATCCGAAAATTGGCAAAGTCAAAAGATGACGAAGATATACGTCTTTTTACCACAAAAGAAATCCTCCAGCGAGAGGAGGATTTATTGGCTTATGATAATTTAAATTTTGAAAATAAAGACTGGGAAACCTCATCAACAGATGAAGACGAGGATGAAGAAACCCCACAATAA
- a CDS encoding LemA family protein codes for MKNKGCLSAGTIGIALLIIVGVLFFWGKNGYNNFVAQEQKVDAKWSNVQTVYQKRANLIPNLERTVKSYSKFEQETLTKVVEARSKATSININPTNLTEEDMARFQAAQGELSGALSRLMAVVESYPNLKADQQYINFQREYIAIENSIRTETVYYNDAARDYNISIKQFPNNILANFTNFKEKPLFKAQAGAENAPSVFTE; via the coding sequence ATGAAAAATAAAGGTTGCTTGAGCGCCGGAACCATCGGCATTGCTCTTCTTATTATCGTTGGAGTACTTTTTTTCTGGGGAAAAAACGGTTACAACAACTTTGTAGCACAGGAACAAAAAGTTGATGCAAAATGGTCTAACGTACAAACGGTATATCAGAAAAGAGCCAACTTAATTCCCAATCTTGAAAGAACAGTAAAATCATATTCAAAATTTGAGCAGGAAACATTAACGAAAGTTGTGGAAGCCCGTTCAAAAGCAACTTCTATTAATATCAATCCTACCAATTTAACGGAAGAAGATATGGCAAGATTCCAGGCTGCACAAGGTGAACTTTCCGGAGCATTGAGCCGATTAATGGCCGTGGTAGAATCTTACCCAAATCTGAAAGCAGATCAGCAGTATATCAATTTCCAGAGAGAATATATTGCCATAGAAAACAGCATCAGAACAGAAACCGTGTACTACAACGATGCTGCGAGAGATTATAATATTTCGATCAAGCAGTTTCCTAATAATATTCTGGCAAATTTCACCAATTTCAAAGAAAAACCTTTATTTAAAGCACAAGCCGGAGCTGAAAATGCACCAAGTGTATTTACTGAATAA
- a CDS encoding TPM domain-containing protein, protein MRLHSLKIFFTFILVCCYGFLSAQYTIPEKPAVLYPVYDEANLLTAQEKNELNNKLIKFADSTSTEIEIIIIPSTKGEDVNYLATMFGEKWGIGQKDVDNGVVFLIAKDDRTMSIQQGRAVEQYLTASVAGQILDYIVTPNFRQGKWYEGINGGTNAIMEAVQGKFKPIASKNKSGDISVTKLLIIAFVIFIILAIFFGNRGGGNDDDGDIILSRRGRRNYPGGFFPFPFPGSFGGGFGGGSSRGGGGFGGFGSGGSFGGGGASGGW, encoded by the coding sequence ATGAGATTACATTCTCTTAAAATATTTTTCACATTCATCTTAGTTTGCTGTTATGGTTTTTTATCAGCACAGTACACTATTCCTGAAAAACCTGCAGTTTTATACCCTGTTTATGACGAGGCAAATTTACTTACGGCGCAGGAAAAGAATGAACTGAATAACAAACTCATCAAATTCGCAGATTCTACCTCAACAGAAATTGAAATTATTATTATTCCATCCACAAAAGGTGAAGATGTGAATTATTTAGCAACAATGTTTGGTGAAAAATGGGGAATCGGCCAAAAAGATGTCGATAACGGAGTTGTTTTTCTGATTGCTAAAGACGACAGAACGATGTCGATTCAGCAGGGAAGAGCGGTGGAGCAATATTTAACAGCCTCAGTTGCCGGGCAGATTTTAGACTACATCGTTACGCCAAATTTCAGACAGGGAAAATGGTATGAAGGCATCAATGGAGGCACTAATGCTATCATGGAGGCGGTTCAGGGAAAATTCAAACCGATTGCTAGTAAGAATAAATCAGGAGATATAAGTGTTACAAAATTACTCATTATTGCCTTCGTTATTTTTATTATCCTCGCTATCTTTTTCGGAAACCGAGGCGGCGGAAACGATGACGACGGCGACATTATTCTAAGTCGCAGAGGACGAAGAAATTATCCCGGCGGATTTTTTCCATTCCCTTTTCCAGGAAGTTTTGGCGGCGGATTCGGTGGTGGAAGTTCCCGAGGCGGCGGTGGTTTTGGAGGATTCGGCAGCGGCGGAAGTTTTGGCGGTGGCGGAGCTTCCGGTGGATGGTAA
- a CDS encoding NAD(P)H-dependent oxidoreductase, with protein sequence MKKTLVVFAHPYLEHSTSNVELINFYVRHQHFTLRDLYEEYPDFHIAAFRERKRLQQYDRFIFQFPIIWFGIPPLLKLWIDEVFDRNWIKEGENNPLENKEVYIVVTTGGKERSFSKEGTYKYTIDELISSLVVSLNVFNANIKDITVVYEANKLSKKEIILQKKKFVETLNQ encoded by the coding sequence ATGAAGAAAACGCTGGTGGTTTTTGCCCATCCTTATTTGGAACATTCTACCTCAAATGTGGAGTTAATCAATTTCTACGTTCGTCATCAACATTTTACACTTCGTGATCTGTACGAAGAATATCCCGATTTTCATATTGCAGCTTTCAGAGAACGGAAAAGACTGCAGCAATATGACCGTTTTATTTTTCAGTTTCCTATTATTTGGTTCGGAATTCCTCCTTTACTAAAATTATGGATTGATGAAGTTTTCGACAGAAACTGGATCAAAGAAGGCGAAAATAATCCTCTCGAAAACAAAGAAGTCTACATCGTTGTGACAACGGGCGGAAAAGAAAGATCATTTTCAAAAGAAGGAACTTACAAATATACCATCGACGAATTGATCAGCAGTTTGGTCGTTTCACTGAATGTTTTTAATGCCAATATCAAAGACATTACCGTCGTTTACGAAGCCAATAAATTGTCAAAAAAAGAAATTATTTTACAGAAAAAGAAATTTGTCGAAACCCTAAATCAATAA
- a CDS encoding RluA family pseudouridine synthase, with the protein MTEDNEDFLDEEFLDANNNIDIDDENKGLYEHLNITVDGNQEPLRIDKFLFNFRQNSSRNKISQTCRAGNVVVNGNPVKQNYRVKPGDQISVLLTHPPRENFIVPQDIPINIVYEDDDLVVVDKEPGMVVHPGFGNWDKTLVNALAFHFQKNGQKSDLDRVGLVHRIDKDTSGLLVIAKNEYALSFLAKQFFERKTKRLYWAFVWGNVKDDEGTITGHIGRHPKNRMQMYTYVDGSQGKHAVTHYKVLERFKYMTWVECKLETGRTHQIRAHFKHIGHTLFNDERYEGNVALRGVNLPKYKHFIKNVFDVLPRHALHAHTLGFIHPTSKTELYFESPMPQDMADAVKKWRNYLEN; encoded by the coding sequence ATGACAGAAGATAACGAGGATTTTTTAGACGAAGAATTTTTAGACGCTAATAATAATATCGATATTGATGATGAAAATAAAGGTCTTTATGAGCATCTCAATATTACGGTTGATGGTAATCAGGAACCTTTAAGAATAGATAAATTTTTATTTAATTTTAGACAAAACTCTTCCAGAAATAAAATTTCGCAGACCTGCCGTGCCGGAAATGTTGTAGTTAACGGAAATCCTGTAAAGCAGAATTATAGAGTAAAACCGGGAGATCAGATTTCTGTTTTACTAACGCATCCACCCCGTGAAAACTTCATTGTTCCGCAGGATATTCCTATTAATATTGTATACGAAGATGACGATTTGGTTGTTGTAGACAAAGAACCGGGAATGGTAGTACATCCTGGATTTGGAAACTGGGACAAAACCTTGGTAAATGCTTTAGCCTTTCATTTTCAGAAAAATGGGCAGAAATCAGATTTAGACAGAGTAGGTTTGGTTCACAGAATCGATAAAGATACATCGGGTCTTTTGGTAATTGCCAAAAATGAATACGCATTGAGCTTTCTTGCCAAGCAATTTTTCGAAAGAAAAACCAAGCGTCTGTATTGGGCATTTGTCTGGGGAAATGTGAAGGACGATGAAGGTACCATTACGGGGCACATCGGGAGGCATCCCAAAAATAGAATGCAGATGTACACTTACGTTGACGGAAGCCAGGGAAAGCACGCCGTTACACATTATAAAGTTTTAGAACGTTTCAAATATATGACCTGGGTAGAATGTAAACTTGAAACAGGAAGAACGCATCAGATCAGAGCGCATTTCAAACATATCGGTCATACATTGTTTAATGACGAAAGATATGAAGGGAATGTTGCATTGAGAGGAGTGAATCTCCCTAAGTATAAGCACTTTATAAAAAATGTGTTCGATGTTTTACCAAGACATGCGCTTCATGCACACACTTTAGGATTTATACATCCAACTTCCAAAACGGAATTGTATTTTGAGAGCCCAATGCCGCAAGATATGGCGGATGCTGTAAAAAAATGGAGAAATTATTTAGAAAACTAA
- a CDS encoding trimeric intracellular cation channel family protein translates to MHEQINFAIEILGTISFSMSGSFAAMQKRLDPFGVLIIAFVTSVGGGTVRDLLLDIPVFWMHDLLMCGVILITSIFSMIFKSIEKNFKVTLFIFDSFGLGLFTIIGVQKGLNADIHPLICIGLGTITGCFGGIIRDILLNRIPLIFRKEIYASACIIGGAIFLILNTFTDLSYTIIQIFTILLIVAIRTFAVKYHWQMPKFYGYNNDAEM, encoded by the coding sequence ATGCACGAACAAATCAATTTTGCAATAGAAATCCTTGGTACGATATCATTTTCGATGTCGGGAAGTTTTGCAGCGATGCAGAAAAGACTAGACCCGTTCGGAGTTTTGATTATTGCTTTCGTTACTTCAGTTGGTGGCGGAACGGTGAGAGATTTACTACTCGACATTCCTGTTTTTTGGATGCACGATCTTCTGATGTGTGGCGTGATTTTGATAACCTCTATTTTTTCGATGATCTTTAAATCGATTGAGAAAAATTTTAAAGTAACTTTATTTATCTTCGACAGTTTCGGACTGGGATTATTTACCATCATCGGTGTTCAGAAAGGATTAAACGCAGACATTCATCCTTTAATATGCATCGGACTTGGAACCATCACCGGCTGTTTCGGTGGTATAATCCGGGATATTTTACTCAATAGAATTCCTCTGATTTTTAGAAAAGAAATTTACGCAAGCGCCTGTATTATTGGTGGAGCAATATTTTTGATACTCAACACTTTTACCGATCTTTCTTACACCATTATTCAGATTTTCACTATTTTATTGATTGTTGCCATTAGAACATTCGCAGTAAAATACCACTGGCAAATGCCTAAATTTTACGGTTACAATAATGATGCTGAAATGTAA
- a CDS encoding TPM domain-containing protein: protein MNRFLTDQQITSLVEAIQSAEQHSTGEIRVHIDSTTNDQIAQTAFEVFKELCKDKTAEKNAVLFHVNFEKKYLTIIGDSGIHEKVHQSYWDHLHDYITSEFSKGHFYQALKSGILETGLELKKHFPIKGENHNELPNEITFS, encoded by the coding sequence ATGAATCGTTTTTTAACAGATCAGCAAATTACTTCTCTTGTAGAAGCCATTCAATCGGCAGAGCAGCATTCTACCGGAGAAATCCGTGTACATATCGATTCTACGACAAACGATCAGATTGCGCAAACCGCTTTTGAGGTATTTAAAGAATTATGTAAAGATAAAACCGCCGAAAAAAACGCAGTACTTTTTCATGTCAATTTTGAGAAAAAATACTTAACGATCATCGGCGATTCTGGAATTCACGAAAAAGTACATCAATCGTATTGGGATCATCTGCATGATTATATTACCTCAGAATTTTCAAAAGGTCATTTTTATCAGGCTTTGAAAAGCGGAATTCTGGAAACCGGCTTAGAATTAAAAAAACATTTTCCAATAAAAGGAGAAAATCACAACGAATTACCCAATGAGATTACATTCTCTTAA
- the coaD gene encoding pantetheine-phosphate adenylyltransferase produces MKIAVFPGSFDPITLGHYDIIERAAALFDKVIIAIGQNSQKKYMFPIEKRMEFIQNSVAEFPNVEVDYFEGLTVDYCFEKNAQFILRGLRNPADFEFEKAIAHTNRTLAHKKLETVFLLTSSGKSFISSSIVREIINHGGEYELLVPEAVRVEK; encoded by the coding sequence ATGAAAATTGCTGTTTTTCCGGGATCTTTTGACCCGATTACTTTAGGCCATTATGATATTATCGAAAGAGCAGCGGCGCTTTTCGACAAAGTAATTATCGCCATTGGTCAGAATTCTCAAAAGAAATATATGTTTCCCATTGAAAAAAGAATGGAATTCATACAAAATTCTGTCGCCGAATTTCCCAATGTTGAAGTTGATTATTTTGAAGGTTTAACGGTTGATTACTGTTTTGAAAAAAATGCTCAATTTATTTTAAGAGGCCTAAGAAATCCTGCCGATTTCGAATTTGAAAAAGCAATTGCCCACACCAACCGTACTTTAGCCCACAAAAAACTGGAAACCGTTTTCCTATTGACTTCATCTGGAAAATCATTCATCAGCAGCAGCATCGTAAGAGAAATCATCAACCACGGTGGTGAATATGAACTTTTGGTTCCTGAAGCGGTAAGAGTTGAGAAATAA
- a CDS encoding dihydrofolate reductase, with protein sequence MTTIVVAMGEKNEIGSGNQLLWHLPKDLKHFKDLTSGHPIIMGRKTYESIGKALPNRTNIVVSRKKNWFQEGILIVGSIKEAVKFAKKIDENIFIIGGGNVYEQTMEIADRLEVTLVKANLEADTYFPKINDKIWKKTEETCHEKDEKNQYDFCFQTYEKVNG encoded by the coding sequence ATGACAACAATTGTGGTGGCAATGGGAGAAAAAAACGAGATTGGTTCTGGTAATCAGTTATTGTGGCATCTTCCCAAAGATTTAAAACATTTTAAAGACTTAACTTCGGGACACCCGATTATTATGGGGAGAAAAACCTATGAAAGTATAGGAAAAGCACTTCCCAACCGTACCAATATTGTTGTTTCAAGAAAGAAAAACTGGTTTCAGGAAGGTATTTTAATTGTTGGAAGCATTAAAGAAGCGGTGAAATTTGCAAAAAAAATAGATGAAAACATCTTCATTATCGGAGGCGGAAATGTCTACGAACAAACCATGGAAATTGCAGACCGTCTTGAAGTAACTTTGGTAAAAGCAAATCTTGAAGCTGATACTTATTTTCCAAAAATCAACGACAAAATCTGGAAAAAAACTGAAGAAACCTGCCACGAAAAAGACGAAAAAAATCAATACGATTTCTGTTTTCAGACGTATGAAAAGGTTAATGGTTAA
- a CDS encoding D-alanine--D-alanine ligase, with protein MSKKHVAVVMGGYSDEYKVSLKSGQLIYDSLDRDLYDVYKVIILKDEWYFLDENENKKTINKGDFSVTLDHNEVLKFDACFNIIHGTPGENGILQAYWDAIGQKYTGCDFYQSALTFNKKDTLAVLSKYGIPSAKSVYLRKGEHINVDEIIDNLSLPVFVKPNQSGSSLGISKVKEKSELIAATEIAFKEDDEILIESFLDGMEVSVGVIDFKGETIVLGITEIVPTNEFFDYEAKYEGASEEITPARIDAETTKRVEEIAKRAYNSLGMSGFSRSEFILMDGIPYMLEMNTNPGFSPASILPQQAKIYGISIKDLCGNEVEKALQKRN; from the coding sequence ATGAGCAAAAAACACGTTGCCGTAGTTATGGGAGGCTATTCTGACGAATATAAAGTTTCTCTGAAAAGTGGCCAGTTAATATATGATTCCTTAGACAGAGATCTATATGATGTCTATAAAGTGATTATTCTAAAAGATGAATGGTATTTTCTGGATGAAAATGAGAATAAAAAAACCATCAACAAAGGTGATTTCTCGGTTACTTTAGATCATAATGAAGTGTTGAAATTTGATGCTTGCTTCAATATTATCCATGGAACACCCGGCGAAAACGGAATTCTTCAGGCTTATTGGGACGCTATCGGACAAAAATATACCGGTTGCGATTTCTATCAGAGTGCGTTGACGTTCAATAAAAAAGATACTTTAGCCGTTCTCTCAAAATATGGAATTCCTTCTGCAAAAAGTGTTTATTTAAGAAAAGGAGAACATATTAATGTTGATGAAATTATTGATAATCTAAGTCTTCCTGTATTTGTAAAGCCTAATCAATCAGGCTCTTCATTGGGTATTTCTAAAGTAAAAGAAAAATCTGAACTGATTGCTGCAACCGAAATTGCTTTTAAAGAAGATGATGAAATTTTAATCGAAAGCTTCTTAGACGGAATGGAAGTTTCTGTAGGAGTTATTGATTTTAAAGGTGAAACTATCGTTTTGGGAATTACAGAAATTGTTCCAACAAACGAATTTTTCGACTATGAAGCTAAATATGAAGGCGCTTCAGAAGAAATTACCCCCGCAAGAATTGATGCAGAAACTACAAAAAGAGTAGAAGAAATTGCAAAAAGAGCTTACAATTCACTTGGAATGAGTGGTTTTTCGAGAAGTGAATTTATTTTAATGGACGGAATTCCTTATATGCTTGAAATGAATACCAATCCAGGATTTTCTCCGGCAAGTATCCTTCCGCAACAGGCAAAAATTTACGGAATTTCAATAAAAGACCTTTGTGGAAATGAGGTTGAAAAAGCTTTACAAAAGAGAAACTAG